TGACGACGGACAGCGCGTGCACCGCCGGCACGTGCGAGGGGTGGATGCAGGTCTTGCCGAGCAGGCCGTTTGCGTGGTCGAGGGAGATCTCGCGCAGCAGCCCGTCCATGGCGTGCTCGATCAGCCGCTCGCGCAGCTCCACGGCCTGCCCCTCCAGGAAGGGGCTGTGCCGCAGCATCGGCTTGAACATGCGCTCGGGGACCCGGAAGTACTCCCACACCGGCCCGGTCACCGTGAACCCGGTGCCGTCGGCCCGCCCCAGCATGTTCACCACGTCGGCGATCACGGAGGCGACGATCTGGACGTCGTAGGCGGTCATGTCGGGCGCCCGGCGCAGCCCGTAGGAGGAGCAGAAGTCGGTCACACCGAGGCGCAGCGCGAGGACCCGGCTGCGGTACTTCTCGACGGCGCGGGCGATGCCCTCCAGGGCGTCCACCCGGGACTCCCGGTACATCAGCTCGGGCGTCTCCAGCACGGGCATGCCGAACAGCCGGCGGCCGCTCGCCGCCTCGGCGCCCGACAGCGCCTCCAGGAAGGGGATGCCCCGCTCCTCGGTGAACTTCGGGAACACGAACCCGCTGAGCAGCTCCGCGGTGGGCCCGAGCCGCCGGACCAGGTCGGGGATCTGCTCGGGCGTCCGCACCCGGATGAAGAGCAGCGGCAGCACTCCCCCTCGCTCGTCCTCGCGCGCCGCCAGGTCGGCGAACTGGCGGACGAGGTTCTCCTCGCCGGCCGCGACGTCCTCGTCGCCGATGGAGTCCTCCAGGCACAGCACCATCGACACCACGCCGCGCCCGGTCTGCTTGAGGACGTCGTCCGCCAGCCGGGGCCGGGTGGCCGGGCTGTAGAGCGTGGCGCCCAGGGCGGCGGAGAGCAGCCTGGCCGGGGAGTCCCGGTCGAAGACGCACGGCTCCCGGTGGAACAGGCGCTGCCGCACCTCAGGGGCGAGGTGCCCGAAGTGACGCATATATCTCCCCCGTGATGCAAGGTAAGTCTGTGGATTCGGCAAGAGGTGGCCGGTAATAGTACGTAGGGATCCGTGTCAGAGGTTCCCGTCGGGCATGAACTTCAGGTAACCCGCCCGTGAGAGTTGTCCGGACTCGCCATGCACCCCGCGTTGTCGTGAGCAGGACCGAGAAGGCAGGATGACCGCATGACGCACGCGATGCTGAAGGGGTCGAACGTCCCGCTGAGAACCACCACGGTACGCGCCGTGCTGCGCTGGACCCCCGGGCAGGGGGTCCCGGACGTCGACGCCTCCGCGCTGCTCCTCGGCCTCGACGGTCGGGTGCGCTCCGACGAGGACTTCGTCTTCTACAACCAGCCCCGGCATCCGTCCGGGAAGGTGTGGCGACTCGGCAAGAAGCGGGTCGCCGAGGGCCTCACGGACACCATCCAGACAGATCTCTCCGGTGTCGAGTCCGGCGTCGGCCAGATTCTGCTGGTCGCCTCGGCGGACGGCGTCCCGTTCGACCGCGTACGTTCCCTCACCATCCTGCTGTACGACGCGACGACCGACGGCGAGCCCCTGGCCACCTTCGACATCCGCCCCGAGACGGGCGAGGAGACGGCCCTGATCTGCGGCGAGCTGTACCGGCGCGGCGACGGCTGGAAGTTCCGCGCCCTGGGCGAGGGCTACTCCAACGGCCTCAAGGGCCTGGCCACCGACTTCGGCATCTCGGTCGACGAGTCGGAGGAGGCCCAGCCGACCCCGAGCCTCTCCCAGCCGCTGCCCCCCGAGCAGCCCACGGCCTCCGTCCCCCCACAGCAACCGGCCTACGGCTACCCCGCCAACCTCCCGACCCACGGCTACGGCTACCCGGACGGCGCGTTCCGGCTACCTCCGCAGGGCCCACAGTTCGTCGGACGGTGAGCGACCGGTTTGGCCTTCAGGGGCGCGGGGCTGTGTCAATATGCGGCTCCGCCGCGTGGGCGCGACCAGCCACAGCGGGCCAGCTGTCGCCACACAACAGAACCCCCACCCCCATAGGCGCAGGCCCTAAGACTTCTCAGCCTTCGCCTTGTACCCCCGCCCCCACTGCAACCCCCACCCGTACAACCGATCCAACTCGGCCTGAAACCCATACACGAACCGCACCTCACGCCGCACCATGAGCTCCCCCTTCACGTTCTCGATCATCACCACCGCACAGGACCGCGCCTGCGGGTGCCGCTCGTCGAGGCCTATCTCGATCCGCGGCCCGTTGCTCGGATACAGCGTGACGATCGCGTGGGTCCGGTCGAACGCCGGCGTCTGGTCGTAGATGTACACGAAGACCAGCAGCCGCTTGATCGCGTCCCGGTGGTCGAGGTTCACGTACATCGTCTCGCCGGACGCCGACCCGAACCGGTCGTCGCCGCTGAGCTTCACGAACGGCGCCTCGTTGATGTCCCCCAGCAGCCCGCCCAGCGGCTGTACGACGCCCTTCGTGCCGTCGGCCAGCTCGTAGAGGCAGCCGAGGTCGAGGTCGACGTTCACCATGCTCTGGCTGTGGCCGATGACCTCCGGGGGCCGCAGCGCCTTGAAGGGGTGGCGCAGCAGACTCTCGCGCTGCGGCCCGCCGATGTCGGACGTCCGCATCCGCCAGGTCAGGTTGACGCGCAGGTTGCCCGTCGCTGCCCCCTGCTTGGTGAGGGAGACCTGATGATGCCGCTTGGTCAGCTCGATCGCGTTGCTGGCCGCGCTGCCCGAGTCGAACTCGGCCGTGCGGCTGCCCAGGATCCCGTCGAAGAAGCCCATTCCCGCCCCCAACCTCCACACCGTCCGCCACGAAGTCCGGCGGGGCGGCCGCGGAGGACAGTTTCCTCACCGGCCGCCCCGCACAGAGCGTTCCTCACTCAGAAGGTGATCACACCCCGGACGAGACCTCAGTCTTCTCGTCCGAGCCCTGGGCTTTTCCCTCGGCGGCCGCGAGTGCCTTGTTGCGGCGCACGGAGGACCAGAAGGACCAGGCGATCAGGCAGACGCCGACGAGACCGGTGATGACCTCGTGGATCTGGTACTGGATGGTGACCATGAGGAGCACGGCCAGGGCGCCGATCGCGTAGTGGGCGCCGTGCTCCAGGTAGACGTAGTCGTCCAGGGTGCCCTGGCGGACCAGGTAGACGGTCAGCGAACGGACGTACATCGCGCCGATGCCCAGGCCCAGCGCCATCAGGACGATGTCGTTGGTGATGGCGAACGCGCCGATCACACCGTCGAAGGAGAAGGACGCGTCGAGGACCTCGAGGTAGAGGAACATGAAGAACGCGGCCTTGCCGGCGAGGGCGACCGCCGGGCGCTTCCTGCCGCTGCGCGCCGCCTCTTCCTCCTCCTCGTGCTCGCGTTCCTCCTCTTCCTCGAGTTTGTCCTCGAAGTAGCCGGAGAGACCGCCGACGACCATGTAGGTGATCAGGCCGGCGATGCCGGAGAGCAGGACCGTCTCCGCCTTGTCGGCGTGCCCGCCGCCGTGCTGGTGGGCGTGGGCGGCGAAGGTGAAGGAGGTGATCAGCAGGACGACCAGGGCGATGCAGACCGACAGCATGTCGACCTTGCCGAGCTTGGCGAGCGGGCGCTCGATCCAGCGCAGCCACTGGATGTCACGGTCCTCGAAGATGAAGTCCAGGAAGATCATCAGCAGGAACATGCCACCGAAGGCGGCGATCGACGGGTGGGCGTCGGTCACCAGTTCCTGGTACTGGTCCTTGTCGTTGAGTGCGAGGTCGACCGCGTCGATCGGGCCGATCTTGGCGCTGATGGCGACGATGACGACGGGGAAGACCAGCCGCATGCCGAAGACGGCGATGAGCACACCGACGGTGAGGAAGATCTTCTGCCAGAAGGCGTTCATCTTCTTCAGGATTCCGGCGTTGACCACCGCGTTGTCGAACGACAGCGAGATCTCGAGGACGGAGAGGATCGCCACGATGCCGAAGGCCTCCCACCCCCCGTAGAAGACCGCTGCGACCAGGCCGAGCGCGGTGACCGCGAACGACCAGCCGAAGGTTTTCAGAAGCACTGGCTACCCAATCCTGTCTGGGGGCACTCCCAGACGAAG
The Streptomyces sp. NBC_01485 genome window above contains:
- a CDS encoding HpcH/HpaI aldolase/citrate lyase family protein translates to MRHFGHLAPEVRQRLFHREPCVFDRDSPARLLSAALGATLYSPATRPRLADDVLKQTGRGVVSMVLCLEDSIGDEDVAAGEENLVRQFADLAAREDERGGVLPLLFIRVRTPEQIPDLVRRLGPTAELLSGFVFPKFTEERGIPFLEALSGAEAASGRRLFGMPVLETPELMYRESRVDALEGIARAVEKYRSRVLALRLGVTDFCSSYGLRRAPDMTAYDVQIVASVIADVVNMLGRADGTGFTVTGPVWEYFRVPERMFKPMLRHSPFLEGQAVELRERLIEHAMDGLLREISLDHANGLLGKTCIHPSHVPAVHALSVVSHEEYSDAADILRPERGGGGVLRSQYTNKMNEVKPHRAWAERTMLRAEVFGVAHEDVSFVDLLAAAIPH
- a CDS encoding TerD family protein; amino-acid sequence: MTHAMLKGSNVPLRTTTVRAVLRWTPGQGVPDVDASALLLGLDGRVRSDEDFVFYNQPRHPSGKVWRLGKKRVAEGLTDTIQTDLSGVESGVGQILLVASADGVPFDRVRSLTILLYDATTDGEPLATFDIRPETGEETALICGELYRRGDGWKFRALGEGYSNGLKGLATDFGISVDESEEAQPTPSLSQPLPPEQPTASVPPQQPAYGYPANLPTHGYGYPDGAFRLPPQGPQFVGR
- a CDS encoding TerD family protein, translating into MGFFDGILGSRTAEFDSGSAASNAIELTKRHHQVSLTKQGAATGNLRVNLTWRMRTSDIGGPQRESLLRHPFKALRPPEVIGHSQSMVNVDLDLGCLYELADGTKGVVQPLGGLLGDINEAPFVKLSGDDRFGSASGETMYVNLDHRDAIKRLLVFVYIYDQTPAFDRTHAIVTLYPSNGPRIEIGLDERHPQARSCAVVMIENVKGELMVRREVRFVYGFQAELDRLYGWGLQWGRGYKAKAEKS
- a CDS encoding DUF475 domain-containing protein, producing the protein MLLKTFGWSFAVTALGLVAAVFYGGWEAFGIVAILSVLEISLSFDNAVVNAGILKKMNAFWQKIFLTVGVLIAVFGMRLVFPVVIVAISAKIGPIDAVDLALNDKDQYQELVTDAHPSIAAFGGMFLLMIFLDFIFEDRDIQWLRWIERPLAKLGKVDMLSVCIALVVLLITSFTFAAHAHQHGGGHADKAETVLLSGIAGLITYMVVGGLSGYFEDKLEEEEEREHEEEEEAARSGRKRPAVALAGKAAFFMFLYLEVLDASFSFDGVIGAFAITNDIVLMALGLGIGAMYVRSLTVYLVRQGTLDDYVYLEHGAHYAIGALAVLLMVTIQYQIHEVITGLVGVCLIAWSFWSSVRRNKALAAAEGKAQGSDEKTEVSSGV